CACGCTCGGCGGGGCGAACAATACGATCATCGGCGACGACGGCATTGCGACCTTCGGAACCTCTGGCCAGATTCTGACGATTGCTACGCAGGACCCGACCTTCGGGGCCAGCGACACGATCAAGGTCAATGGCGGTGACAATGTCATCTTCGGCGGCACCGGCGGCGATACAATCACCGTGCAGACGAGCGGAAACACGGTGCCGTCCGGCAACGTCATCGTCGGCGACGATGGCGACGCGACATTTACGAGCGAGCCGGTGAGCGCCACGTTTGCGACCAGCGTGCTCAGCTATATCGAAACGACCGATCAGACCGATGGCGGCGACGACACCATCACGACGGGCGACGGCAATAACGTCATCCTGGGTGGCTCTGGCGCCGATCGGATCACCGTCGGCGATGGCAATAGCGTCATCCTCGGCGACAATGGGAACGCGAGTTTCGTGGTGGCTTTGGCAAGTGGCTCCGTTCTCGGCGGCAACGCGGCCTATAGCCGGACCCTGACACAGATCGAAACGACAGCCGAGATCGCCGCGACGTTGGGGTCACCTCAGCCCGTCGAGACGGCAAGTCAAACGACTGGCGGCAGGGTCTATGGCGGCGATGACACGATCACCGCCGGCAATGGCAATAACGTGATCTTCGGTGGCCTCGGCGCCGATACGATCACGGCCGGCAATGGCAATGACGTCATCCTCGGCGACAGCGGCACCGCGAACTTCGACGCGGCCACTGGCGTCATCGTCAACGTCTTCTCGACCTTTGTCGGCGCTCCGGTCGGCGGCACGAGGGACACCGGCACGTCGAGCGACGACACGATTCAGACCGGGCTCGGCAATAACGTCATCTTCGGCGGCTCCGGCGCCGATATGATCACGGCCGACAGCGGCAATCCCGGCACCGTCGTCTTCGGCGGCATCAATGACATCATCCTCGGCGACAATGGCGAGGCGGACTTTACTGCCGGTGTCGTGACCGCAGTGTTCAGCACTTATACGAATGATGGCGGCGACGACACGATCAAGGCCGGAAACGGCAATGACATCGTCTTCGGTGGCCTCGGGGCCGACGCCATCACGCTCGGTGACGGTGCGGATGTCGTTTACGGGGACAGTGCCTCGGCGCAATTCTCCACAGCCGGCGTCCTGCAGGTCGTCTTCGACCTGTCACCAAACGCCATCAACGGCGGAACGCGCGATACCGGCACGTCAAGCAATGACGTCATTACCGTTGGCAATGGCTACGATGTCGTGGCCGGCGGTTCCGGCGCGGATACGATCACCGCGGGCAATGGCAACGATTACATCTTCGGCGACAACGCTCTCGTTCAATTGGCGCTCGTCGGCAATTTCGACATCGTGACGCGTGCCGAATCCATCGATGCCTTGTATGGCAGCGCTGACACGATCATCGCCGGCAACGGAAATAATGCGATCGTCGGCGGCGACGGCAGCGATACGATAACCGCCGGCAATGGCGACAATATCGTCACCGGCGACAATGCCGAGATCGTCCAGGCCTTCAATGCCGACGGCACGCCTGTCCAAAATTCGAATGGCGATTTCCATCGCGATATCGTTCTTGAATCCATCGGGACGATCACGGCGGCGCTGGCCATCGACAGCGGCGCTGATGCTGCAAACTCGAATCTCGCGGCGATCAGCGCCGCCGACCTCGTGCTTCTCGCTGGCGGCTTCAATGCGAATGGTACGCAGGCGTTGACCACCTCTGGCAACTGGCAGACAGAAGCTCTGCTTCTCAGCCTCCAGGCCGATGGCAACGATACGATTACCGTCGGTAATGGCACCAATGTCCTGATCGGTCAGGGTGGCAACAACACCCTGATCGCGGGCAACGGAAATAACATCATCTTCGGCAATGGGGCTTCGAACACGGCGTCGCTGCAAAGCGACATCCCGATTATCGTCAACGCCGTGATGATCGAGAGTGCGCCCGGCATCAACGGTCTTTCCATACCGGCCTCCGGCCTGCTCGTCGTGCCGTCCATCACGCTCGAGCCTTACGGGCTTATCGTCGATGCGCCGCAGCTTGAGATGGGTCCGAGCGGCGCCGGCACACTGAGCACGCTGGCAAATGGCGGCATGATCGCGCAGTCGAATGGCACCAGCTTGCAGGTCTACGCATCCATCGTGCCGAGCCTGCTTGACGGTTCAACCGCGCTTCCGGGCAACAATACGATCAAGGTCGGAAGCGGCAACAATCTGATCTTCGGCAATGACGGCGAGATCGAGCCGCTCGTCACCACAGGCATTTCCGCGATCGATCAGGAGCTGCAAGGCCTTTCGGTCTCGCTGCTCGGGCTCTCGACCGATCTCAGCACGCTTGCTTATGCGCAAGATGCGGTGACGACGGCGCAAGGCGTTACGACCGCCTATGCCGTCAATATCGGCGACAACATCATTACGGCCAACGGCGGTAACAATACGATCTTCGGCAATGAAGGGCAGATCTTCATACCCGGCGCGGCCTATGCGTTGCCGACGGACCAGTCTTATGAGACGGCGGTCTTGTCCTACACGTCGTACCTGCTGGACTTCCAGCAGGCGGTCGGAGACTTGTCCTACACGGCGCATGAGGCGACACAGCAGGCGATCAATACTTTCGCTGCCTTGCCCAACGCCTCGGCTGCACGCGGCACGCCGCATTCGCTGGTCATCGATTCCAATCAGATCAATGCGGGCAACGGGAACAATCTGGTCGCCGGAAATAACGGCATCGTCCTCGCGCCCGCCAGCAATACCGCGATGAATTGGGTCGCCGGATATAATGCCGGCACCGTGTCGGCAACCCAATCAGCCGTCAGCGGGATGATTTCGGCCGGCAATGCGGCGATCGCACAGCATCTGGCCGCGGCGCATCCGTTGAGCCTGCTTTCGTCCGGCTCTCTGTTCAATAACGGGCAGGGCTATCAGATCAGCATGGACGACAATACGATTACCGGTGGAACGGGATCGAACATCCTGATTGGCAATAATGCCTTGATTCTGCAGCCTGTCATAACGGGCGTCATCAGCGCTGTTTCCGAGGCTTCGGCCAGTCAGCAGGTCATGTTGACGGCGATGGATCGGTTGTTCCTCGGGCAATATTCGGCCGCGGCGGCCTATGGCGCGGCCTTCGGTGTCCAGCCGGCCTTCGTTCAGCGCGGTACGAGCGATGTCTCCACCTCCGGCGGCTTCAAGTTCACTCCCGGCAATATAGCGCTTGGCGACGACACCATCTCTTCCGGCAACGGCAACAACCTCGTCTTTGGTGACGATGCCGTGGTCGAACCCGATTTCTCGTCGGCGAGCCTTGGTCTCTCGACCTCGATGTTGGCGAATCCGATCGACGAACTCGGATCGCCCGGGACCTCCGGTTACAATTATGTCTATGGCTTCGGAGCCTTCGGTTCGCTGCATCAATGGCAGTCGGCGCCGGTCGCTCCGTCGAGCTTCCATGTCGATGCCGATACGATCACCGGCGGGGCCGGGACGAATGTCCTTTATGGCGAACTCGGCGACGACAGGGTCATCGGCGGTTCGGGCAATGAATATATTTCCGGCGGCTTCGGCTACAATACGGTGGGCGGCGGCGGTGGTCAGAATCTGATTTCGTTCAACCGTGCGACGGACACCCATGTAGCGGGGGGCGGCAATGACATCGCCCGCGGCGTGCTGGACTTCACTTCAGATCCGGGAGTCCTTTCGGCAACCGTCTCAAATCCATTCACGCAAGCGTTGGCGGCCGCGTATCTGGCCGATGCGGCCGGCGCGCCGAGCGTCGCCACCTGGGTTCCGCTTGGGATTTATACGCTGCCGCAGGCTGGGCCCGGGCTCAATGCGTACAGCGTGACTGTTGCCGGAAACGCAGTGGTCCAGCTTCCGACTCTTGTGACGGAGGTCTTCGGCGGTACGATTGTCTATTACGAAATCGTCGATCCGGTCGCGACGGGCGTGACGCTGTTTGTGAATGGCCAAGCCGTCAGCGCGACACAGCCGCTCATGCTTTCGGCGGCGGACTTTGCCACGGCTCAGCTAGCTATGGGCGTCGAGACGAGCGAGCAAATCCAAGTCCGCGCCAGCGACGGCACCAACTGGGGCAAGTGGTCGACATTCGCTGTTACCTCTGGGGCGGATGTCCCGCCGACGGTGAGCACGACGAGCCAGGCGAATGCTGCGCCGAATACGATTGTGTCTTTGAGCAGCCTGATCACGGCCAATAATCCGGGCGGCGGTTCATTGACCTATCAGTTCTACGACAACACGCCCGGCAATGGGTCGTTCGTCTTGAACGGCGTGGTGCAGCCGGCGCAGGAATATCCCTACATCACGGTGACGGCGGCGCAGCTTGCGAGCGGTGCCGTCAGCTTCCAGACGGGTTTCGATTCGACCGACCAGCTTTATGTGCGGGCGAGCAATGACGGAACGGATTGGAGTTCGTGGACGGGATTCCAGGTCTCGGCGCCCGTGCTGACGGGGCAGAATCAAAGTGTTGCGACGGATGGGATCGTGGCGGCTTCCTCGCTGTTTGCTCTGGCGCCGTCTGCGGGGTCTGCGGCGGCTTCGATCACAAGCTATCAGTTCTACGACAACACGCCTGGCAATGGGTCGTTCGTCTTGAACGGCGTGGTGCAGCCGGCGCAGGAATATCCCTATGTCACGGTGACGGCGCAGAATCTCGCTTCGCTGACATTCAATACGGGTTCGGGCACGAGCGACACTCTTTACGTGCGTGCGGGCAACGGCAGCCAATATGGCAATTGGACCGCGGTCACCGTCACATCGGCGGTTGATGTCCCGCCGACGGTGAGCACGACGAGCGAGGCGAATGCTGCGCCGAATGCGATTGTGTCTTTGAGCAGCCTGATCACGGCCAATAATCCGGGCGGCGGTTCATTGACCTATCAGTTCTACGACAACACGCCCGGCAATGGGTCGTTCGTCTTGAACGGCGTGGTGCAGCCGGCGCAGGAATATCCCTACATCACGGTGACGGCGGCGCAGCTTGCGAGCGGTGCCGTCAGCTTCCAGACGGGTTTCGATTCGACCGACCAGCTTTATGTGCGGGCGAGCAACGATGGAACGGATTGGAGTTCGTGGACGGGATTCCAGGTCTCGGCGCCCGTGCTGACGGGGCAGAATCAAAGTGTTGCGACGGATGGGATCGTGGCGGCTTCCTCGCTGTTTGCTCTGGCGCCGTCTGCGGGGTCTGCGGCGGCTTCGATCACAAGCTATCAGTTCTACGACAACACGCCTGGCAATGGGTCGTTCGTCTTGAACGGCGTGGTGCAGCCGGCGCAGGAATATCCCTATGTCACGGTGACGGCGCAGAATCTCGCTTCGCTGACATTCAATACGGGTTCGGGCACGAGCGACACTCTTTACGTGCGTGCGGGCAACGGCAGCCAATATGGCAATTGGACCGCGGTTACCGTCACATCGGCCGTCGGCTCAGGCACGCCGGTGTCTCTCTTGATGGGCAATCCGTCTGCTGGGGATGAACCCGAAACCGTGTTGGCGTCCAGTGCTCAAAAGGCTCCGCAAGACAGCGATGTTACCGTCGCGGACGACACCGAGACCACCGACAATAGTGCGCCGATCGGGGCCATCGCCTGGCAGCCGCTTCGACCGCAGGACGTGATCACGACGATCAAAAGCGGCACGATCGCAATCAAGACGACGACCGACCTCCCGGCAAGTGTGTGGCTGTTCGACGATATGGACGGATCGTTCATTTCTGCCGCCGACACGGAAATGCCGGATACGATCAGACTGCAGGCCGGCACGAGTGATTTCGACCACCCGCAGCCTGTGTTCGCCTGTGAAGATCGTCCGGTAGCGCCCGAAGGGGGAGATGCAGGCGTCCGCTCGAGGTTCTTCCAAATGCTCCACAGTGTGAAGGCGCGGCTCTGGACGTGAGTCAGCAGGGTCTAGACCTGCTGGACTGTAGGTCCGCCGCTCCAAGTCCCGGTGGGTGGCGCGAATGGAACGCGGCGGTCACTCCAACCGCCGTGCCTATCTGTCTCCTGCCCGTTCTTCGGGGATCGATGGCCAGTTTAGTGCCGCTATGCGGCTTTCCGCGCCGTGATCAGATGGAAATCCATCTCCAGGCGGATGATCTCGTGATGCACTTCGGTGAAAGGCAGCGCCGCCAGGATCTGCAAATAGAGGTCCGCGGGCCGAAAGAAGGGAAAGAATACGAGATTCGCAAGCTGCGCATAGGATAGGCCGTTTAGCGCGTGTAAGGGCGCGCGTTCGAAGATCACAAGCCTGCCGCCCGGCCGAAGGGATTGGGCCGCTTTTCGGAGCAGGGTGCCTGCATGGTCTTCGGGCCAGTCATGAAGAACAGATTTCAGAGTCACGACATCCATATGACATGGCAGGTCGTCGCGCCGCATATCTCCGGCCTGGAAGGCGATTCGCTCATGCCCGGCGCGGGTTCGCACATTTTCGAGGCCGATCTGGCAGACGACCGGCAAATCGAAGGATGTCACTTTCAGCTCAGGAAAAGCCTTGCAAAGTTGAAGCGCCAACTCGCCGCTATTGCCTCCGATGTCGAGAAGATGCGTGTTGCCCTGAAGATCGAGATGATCTGCCAGAACGCGACCCTCGTGGCGCGTGAGGGCGGTCGTGAACCGCATCCAGCGTCGCGCCAGCTCCAGGTTCGCAGGTGTGGCCTCGAAACAACGATCGTAGCGGAAAAGCTGGAAGGTCGTGGAACTTCCCATGAAATGTGGCAAATTATCGATTAGGGATGGAAGATATAGACTAATGTCTTTCGCAACTTCTTCTGCGAATGCGATCTTCGCTTCAAGAAGCTCGCGAAACGCAAGGGCCGTACGAAAAGACGAAGTCAGACCTATCTGCTCCACATCCATCCGGATGATGTTATTTGCGGTGAGGAGCTCAACAAGCATTTGGCGACCAGCGACATTGCGAACAGGAAGCTGATTAAATGAACATGCCCCCGCCTCAAGCTGGTCGATCATTCCGCACCGCAATGCGAAGTCAAGCGCTTTCGCATCGAGTTCGGTTTTCAGAAACTCGTCAACGACAAGATAATCAGTATTCGGCACGGCCGCTCGAGCATCCCATTTATGCGTCGCCGCGACACTACCCTGCACCGCGTATGACGCAAAGCACGGAAAAGCGCCTGCTGGCTTCCGGCTGTCTTGCAGCATTTGGGTTGGCCCTCACCGTCCTTTTCGCCGGTGCGGGGGAAGCTAAGGCCGCCGACCTCGCGCCTGTGCCCGAGGTTCAGATCGTCCCGGCCGCGCCGGATTGGACGGGCTTTTATGTCGGCGGCCATATGGGCCTTGCCGATGCGTTTACGCATTACGATTACTCGACCCTGTTTTCCGGCGCGCTGAACAATCATACAAGGATCGGGCGCATCAATGGTGCGGCGCCAGGCGGCTACGCAGGCTTCAACTATCAGTTCGGCGCCATCGTTCTCGGCGTCGAAGGTGACGCCACGTTCACAAATGGCGCGTTCCGGCTCAATGGCGCGAGCATCGATTTTCTGCAGACATCCAATCTGATTTCCACCGTCTCCGGCCGCGCCGGCCTTGTTGTTACGCCGGACACGATGGTCTACGGCCGCGTGGGCTACAGCCGCATTCAGCTCGCGGGCGTTCAAGGTTTTGGAGGCCCTGGATCCAATTTCCATCACACGGTTCCCGGGACGCAGACCGGCCTTGGGATCGAACATCTGATTACCAATAATTTCGCGCTTCGGATCGAGGGAACTTATACCAAGAGCGATTCCGATCTTGTTCTTAATCAGGGTTTCGATCATTACCGGCCGTCATTCTTCCAAGTCACCGTCGGTCTCGCCTTCAAACTCGATCCTTTGCCGCATTCGACGGCGCTGCCGGTCATCAGCTGGGCTAATCCCTTCATTTCGCCCGATCCGCGTTGGACGTCCATCTATGGCGGCGGCCTCCTAGGCATTGGGGCGGGGCAGGTCAGCCGCTATGACAAGATATTCGGGCTCATGGGCCCTTATTCGGACTTGCGTTTTGCCAAGGGTTTCCTGGCTGGCGGCGATATTCAACTCCTGCATTATTTCGTCGTCGGCGCGGCCGTCGACACGATCTGGACGAATTCCACCTTCGACGACGATGTGGGGGCCGGGCTTAATCCGGTGGTGCATCGCTTCGCTCACATCGACCGGGTATCCGCTGTCACGGGGCGCCTTGGCTTTCTGGTCAGCCCGACCATTCTCCTTTATGGAAAGGTCGGCCCGGCTGAGATCAGATTCGTGCCGGAGCAGGCCTATTTCGCGGCGATCAATCCGTCTGTGAAAACCAGCGGCCATGATTTCTCGGCTATTCAAGGCGGTCTCGGCATGGAAACATTGATCGCCGATCATGTCGCTTTGCGGATTGAAGGGCTCTATACGCGCGCCAACCATTCGGTCGTGATAGACGGATTGCAGCCGGCGCAAACGACCTTGCAGCCATCCACCATGACTGGCGCGCTTGGCCTCGTCGTGAAATATTGAGGCAGCCAGCCGATGGCGCCAGCGCAGGACAGCATGTGATGACAACATCCGAGAAGCAAAATAAGCCGGCGGCCTCACCGGCGGGCGGGACCACACCCGCGCAAATCCGCTGGATCGAAGCCGCCATGCAGACGGCATTTGCCAATGTGGTTAACGTTCAGAGCACGCGCGAGCAGGTGGATCTTTTCTTCGGAACCAACCGCACCTGGAACCCCGAAACCGGCGGCGAGGTCACGGTCGATCTGAGCCATCGCATTATCCTGACTCCGTTCGCCGCAAAAAGGCTGGCGACCGTCCTCGGCAACGTCTTGAGCGAATATGAGTCGCGATTCGGCGCCATTGACATTTCTGCTTGATATTGAACAGGTATAGGCGACAGCATCGGCGTCGCTGAGGTTTCAGGCAGGGCACATGGGCGAAGCGCCATTCGATCAGCGGTCGGACGAGGCGCGGTCGGTCACGCCCCTCGAATCGGGCCTGTGGCAGCAGATCAGCAGCACGGAAAGCCAAGCGGCTTTTTATACGGCTTGGCTCACGCTTCAATGCCGTTCCATCGACGGTGCGAGCCGCGGTCTTCTCATGCTGGCCGGCGCCGAGGCTGGCGTCTTCGAGCCGGCGGCCGTTTGGCCTGAGAATGCCGGAAAAGTGCCTGATCTCGTCGACGGAGCGAAGACGGCCATTCTTGAACGGCACGGCGTCCTGCGCCGCAATGACCGGCCGGAGACCGCGAGCGCGGACGCCGCGAGATGCACGATCGCCTATCCAATTCTCATCGATGAGACCGTCGAAGGGGCCGTTGCCATTGCGCTGACGGGATTGGCGACCGCGCAAGACCCGCGTGCTTCGCTGCGCCAACTCCAATGGGGTGCGGCATGGGTGCGGGAGCGATTGCGCAAGGCGCACTCGGAGACGGAACGGCATCTTCTCGATCAATCGCGGACGGCGCTCGATCTTCTTGCCTCATCGGTTGAGCACGAAAGCTTTCAGGCCTCAGCCTTGGCGGTCGTGACCGAGCTGGCGCTTCGATTCAACTGCACGAAGGTCAGTCTTGGGTTTGTGCGCGGCCGCTCGATTCATGTCGTGGCCATATCGCATACGTCGCAATTCCGGCGCCAAATGAATCTGATTTCGCATCTGACGGCAGCCATGAACGAAGCCGTCGATCAACGGTGCGTCATTGCCTTTCCTGTGCCGAATGGCAATGTCGCCGCGGCGGCGCATGCCGAGCTCTCCCGTATTCAGGCGGATTCGGCGCTCCTCACCGTTCCGTTCTTCAGCGTCGATCGTTTCGTCGGCGCGATGACCTTCGAGCGGCCTCGTCAGGAAGCCTTTGACTCGCCGACGATGCAGCTTCTCGAAACGGTGGTTGCGAGCATCGGTCCGGTCCTCGACGAGAAACGCCGCAACGACCGGTGGGTGGTCGTCAAGCTGGGCGAGGCCTTGCGGGCGCAGGCCATCCGTCTGCTGGGTCCAGGTCATCTCGTGCGCAAGACAGTAGCCCTCGCGCTGATCGCTGCGTCCTGTTTTTTCTATTTTGCGACCGACATTTACCGCGTCGATGCGGATGCGCAAATCGAGGGTTTGGTCCGGCGTGCCGTTGTGGCAGCCTATGACGGCTTCCTCCGCGAAGCTAACGTCCGCGCTGGCGACACCGTCAAGAAAGACCAGCAGCTCGCCGCGCTCGATGACCGCGATCTCGCGCTTGAGCGCCTGCGCTGGGTCACGGAACGCCAGCAGCGGACCTATGAGTATGACAAGGCCTTGGCAGGGCGGGAGCCGGCGGCCATCAACGTGACGCGAAGTCAGATCGCCCAGGCTGATGCTCAG
The Methyloferula stellata AR4 DNA segment above includes these coding regions:
- a CDS encoding methyltransferase — its product is MIDQLEAGACSFNQLPVRNVAGRQMLVELLTANNIIRMDVEQIGLTSSFRTALAFRELLEAKIAFAEEVAKDISLYLPSLIDNLPHFMGSSTTFQLFRYDRCFEATPANLELARRWMRFTTALTRHEGRVLADHLDLQGNTHLLDIGGNSGELALQLCKAFPELKVTSFDLPVVCQIGLENVRTRAGHERIAFQAGDMRRDDLPCHMDVVTLKSVLHDWPEDHAGTLLRKAAQSLRPGGRLVIFERAPLHALNGLSYAQLANLVFFPFFRPADLYLQILAALPFTEVHHEIIRLEMDFHLITARKAA
- a CDS encoding outer membrane protein; the encoded protein is MTQSTEKRLLASGCLAAFGLALTVLFAGAGEAKAADLAPVPEVQIVPAAPDWTGFYVGGHMGLADAFTHYDYSTLFSGALNNHTRIGRINGAAPGGYAGFNYQFGAIVLGVEGDATFTNGAFRLNGASIDFLQTSNLISTVSGRAGLVVTPDTMVYGRVGYSRIQLAGVQGFGGPGSNFHHTVPGTQTGLGIEHLITNNFALRIEGTYTKSDSDLVLNQGFDHYRPSFFQVTVGLAFKLDPLPHSTALPVISWANPFISPDPRWTSIYGGGLLGIGAGQVSRYDKIFGLMGPYSDLRFAKGFLAGGDIQLLHYFVVGAAVDTIWTNSTFDDDVGAGLNPVVHRFAHIDRVSAVTGRLGFLVSPTILLYGKVGPAEIRFVPEQAYFAAINPSVKTSGHDFSAIQGGLGMETLIADHVALRIEGLYTRANHSVVIDGLQPAQTTLQPSTMTGALGLVVKY
- a CDS encoding DUF3467 domain-containing protein, encoding MTTSEKQNKPAASPAGGTTPAQIRWIEAAMQTAFANVVNVQSTREQVDLFFGTNRTWNPETGGEVTVDLSHRIILTPFAAKRLATVLGNVLSEYESRFGAIDISA
- a CDS encoding efflux RND transporter periplasmic adaptor subunit gives rise to the protein MGEAPFDQRSDEARSVTPLESGLWQQISSTESQAAFYTAWLTLQCRSIDGASRGLLMLAGAEAGVFEPAAVWPENAGKVPDLVDGAKTAILERHGVLRRNDRPETASADAARCTIAYPILIDETVEGAVAIALTGLATAQDPRASLRQLQWGAAWVRERLRKAHSETERHLLDQSRTALDLLASSVEHESFQASALAVVTELALRFNCTKVSLGFVRGRSIHVVAISHTSQFRRQMNLISHLTAAMNEAVDQRCVIAFPVPNGNVAAAAHAELSRIQADSALLTVPFFSVDRFVGAMTFERPRQEAFDSPTMQLLETVVASIGPVLDEKRRNDRWVVVKLGEALRAQAIRLLGPGHLVRKTVALALIAASCFFYFATDIYRVDADAQIEGLVRRAVVAAYDGFLREANVRAGDTVKKDQQLAALDDRDLALERLRWVTERQQRTYEYDKALAGREPAAINVTRSQIAQADAQIKLLNEQLSRITIRAPFDGLVVSGDLSQLIGASVNRGQVLFEIAPLDGYRVILSVDERQIGAIEVGQKGSLITNALPDEPFTFVVDKLTPIAEAKAGRNSFRVEGLLTENSDRLRPGMEGVAKIDIGRRRLIWIWTHSLVDWLRIWAWQYMP